In the genome of Ensifer sp. WSM1721, the window AAGCGTTTCCCGATCGAAGTCTTCGAAAATAGGGAAGGACCGCCAAAAGGCGGGACTCCGGTTCACTTCGGCCATGCGATTACCCCTGCGTTCCCCTTACAGCGCCGGGATTTTTCACTCTGTCGCCGCGTCTTGCAACAGAAAAGCGCTTGATGGACGGACGTGATCGCGTGCGAAGCGCTTTATGGGCGCGTCGGTTGACGACGAATCACTTCCGTCTCTAATTTGTGAACGATCTGTCGCCGGGCCGGCGGCTAGAGGATTCTCGAAATCTTGATATCTCTGCTGCCAACGTTTCCAACAGGAGCCTCGATCATGTCCCAGAATGTCATCGTCCTCATCGGACGCATTCTTCTCTCTATCATCTTCATCACCTCCGGTTTCGGCAAGCTGACCGATCCGGCGGCAACGGCGGGAATGATCACCAATGCCGGCTGGCCGGCGGCAACGGCGCTCGCTTATCTCGCCGGTATCTTCGAACTCGCCGCGGGCCTCGCGGTTCTCGTCGGTTTCCAGACGCGCATCGCGTCCTACCTGCTTGCTGCCTTCTGCTTGGTGACGGGTTTCGTCTTCCACAGCGGCGCGATCAACATCCCGGACTTCCCGCCGGCCGCCAATGGCTTGCTGACGGTCTTCAACCAAATCATGATGATGAAGAACGTCACCATCGCCGGCGCCTTCCTCGTGCTCGCCGGCTTCGGCCCGGGTGCGCTCTCGCTCGATGCCCGCGTCGGCAGGGCCGTCACCGCCTAAGCACTGAAATCCTTGATCAAAAAAAGAACCCGCCGGCCGCTCCGGCGGGTTCTTTGCGTCTTCGCTCCAGGTCAGGGATAGATTACGCCCTTGCGCAGGATGACGTTGCCATAGAGCCGCGGCTCGCTGGTCTGAACCACCGTGTGGGCGGCCCTGACGCGCGGGTAGAAGTCCGCGCCGAGCAATGGAACGACCGGCTGCTTCGGCTCGTGCTTCCGGCAGCAGGCGATGATGTCGCGATGCACCGGATCGAGCGCATCCTTGTCCTGCTTGACCGTGGCGCGGAAGATCGCTTCGGGCACGAAATCGTCGATCGGCAGCACGCTGAGAATAGCGTCGAGCACGGGGATCAGGTGGTGACCGTCGAGTCGTACCAATCGGCGTGCATGTTCCTGTCCGGGGTAGTTTCCGTCGACCAGCGCGATCTCGTCGCCGTGCCCCATTGCTCTGAGCGCGGAAAGCAGTTCCGGGCTCAGGATGGGATCTATTCCTTTTAGCATTAACTAAGCTCCTTAAAGAGAACATTCGTGTCGAGCAGGTAGCGGGAAAACAGCGGCAAGCTTGCGCCGCCGATCGCCCTGGCGTGGCTTCCGACGGCACCTTCGACGAGGTCCGGAACGGTGACGCCCTGGAGATCCAGCGTCCGCAGCGCCTTGCGGGTGGCCGCGAGAAGACGGGAGCGTACCCAGGACGGGAAGCCGCCGTCGATCACTGCGGCGGAGAAGTCGACGATGGAGACGGCCGAGACAACGGCCTGGGCGAGCGCCGCGGCCGAATCCTGGATCCAGATCTCCAAGGGCTCGCCGAAGTCGATCCAGTCGTCCGCTGAATACCAGAGCGGCTTCGGATCCATGCCGCGTTCGCGCAAGAGCTTTTCGAGCACGAAGACCGAGGCGATCTTCAGCAATTGCGTCGACCTGCCATCCTTGCCCGCAACCGGCAATGGACCGATAGCACCGGCCGTACCGGTCCGGCCGGAGAAGAGGGCGGAGTTGATGACCACGCCGCCGCCGATGAAGGAGCCGATATAGAAATAGACGAAATCCGGATAGCTGGCGCCGACACCGAAGGCGAGTTCCGCACCGCAGGCGCTCGTGCCGTCATTTTGCAGAAAGACGGGACGCGGGACACGTGCCGCGACGGCCGCCTGCAGGTCGAAACTGCGCCACTTGTCCATCTCTTCGCGCGGCGCGCCGACTTCCTCGGCCCAGTTCCACAGTTCGAAGGGCGTGGCGATGCCGACGCCGGCGATGCGCCCGCGCTCATCCGGCGTTAGCTGTTGCTCGAGTTTCTGCATGCCCTCGACGATGAAGGTGACGATCTCGTGGGGGAGCGGATAGGTATGGATCTGGTGCAATTGCAGACGAATGCTGCCGAGAAAGTCCATGAGCACGAGATCGGCGCTGCGGCGGCCGATCTTGACTCCGAAGGAGTAGACGGCGTCCGGATTGAGGCGCATGGGGATCGAGGGCTGTCCTACGCGGCCGCGCACCGGTGCGCCGCGGATGAGCAGGCCGTCGGCTTCGAGCGCGCGCATGATGACGGAGACGGTTTGCGCCGAGAGGCCCGAGCGGCGCGCGATCTCGGCTTTTGACAGGCTGCCGTGCCGCCGCACCAGCGACATGACCAGCCGTTCGTTGTAGGCGCGCACGCGTGTCTGATTGGCCCCGCCGCTTGGGTCGATCACATCCGGTTGAGCCGGTCCCGCATAGGGACCCTCTGTCAATGACATGCCACCGTCTCCTCCCGTTGGCACCACTGCAGCAGTTCTTCAAACGACCTGAGAAGAAATCATGCAGCAATTCTAAGTGCGACAGCTCGCGCGTCCGGCCGGACCGGCGACGCCATCGATGCCCGCTTGGCGCGAGTCTGTTTTTCCACTCGCCGTGACTACGTCAATTCGCCCGCCCTTCAGCTTACAGCCGGAGCGCCGCTAGCCGCAGAATGCCACAACCAGATAATAATTCAATTTGATTTATTTATTGACACCCCGGAAATTTGATGTTTGATTGATCGTCGGAAGCGCCGGTTGCAGCGGAAGGAGAATGCTGCGATGGCGAAGCCCGAAGCCGGTCCGCCGGCATTTTCATCCTTGGGAGGGTTTTATGAAGAAAACAGTTCTTTCTGCCGCATTCGGCGCGCTCGCACTCGGTGTAGCCTTCGCCTCGCCGTCGCAGGCGGCCGATGTCTCCGCCTGCCTCATCACCAAGACCGACACCAATCCCTTCTTCGTGAAGATGAAGGAAGGTGCTGCCGCCAAGGCCCAGGAACTTGGCGTGACGCTGAAGTCATACGCAGGCAAGGTGGATGGCGACCACGACAGTCAGGTTGCAGCTATCGAATCCTGCATTGCCGACGGAGCCAAAGGCATTCTCATCGCAGCCTCGGACACCAAGGCGATCGTCGACCAGGTGAAAAAGGCGCAGGACGCCGGCGTTCTGGTGATCGCCCTCGACACGCCTCTCGATCCGGCGACCGCAGCGGACGCCACATTCGCAACCGACAACCTGCTCGCGGGCAAGCTGATCGGCCAGTGGGCCGCCGCGACAATGGGTGAGAAAGCGAAGGAAGCGAAGGTCGGCTTCCTCGACCTCACGCCGTCGCAGCCCACCGTCGACGTGCTGCGTGACCAGGGCTTCATGATCGGGTTCGGTATCGATCCCAAGGATCCGAACA includes:
- a CDS encoding DoxX family protein, encoding MSQNVIVLIGRILLSIIFITSGFGKLTDPAATAGMITNAGWPAATALAYLAGIFELAAGLAVLVGFQTRIASYLLAAFCLVTGFVFHSGAINIPDFPPAANGLLTVFNQIMMMKNVTIAGAFLVLAGFGPGALSLDARVGRAVTA
- a CDS encoding RbsD/FucU family protein; amino-acid sequence: MLKGIDPILSPELLSALRAMGHGDEIALVDGNYPGQEHARRLVRLDGHHLIPVLDAILSVLPIDDFVPEAIFRATVKQDKDALDPVHRDIIACCRKHEPKQPVVPLLGADFYPRVRAAHTVVQTSEPRLYGNVILRKGVIYP
- a CDS encoding ROK family transcriptional regulator; translated protein: MSLTEGPYAGPAQPDVIDPSGGANQTRVRAYNERLVMSLVRRHGSLSKAEIARRSGLSAQTVSVIMRALEADGLLIRGAPVRGRVGQPSIPMRLNPDAVYSFGVKIGRRSADLVLMDFLGSIRLQLHQIHTYPLPHEIVTFIVEGMQKLEQQLTPDERGRIAGVGIATPFELWNWAEEVGAPREEMDKWRSFDLQAAVAARVPRPVFLQNDGTSACGAELAFGVGASYPDFVYFYIGSFIGGGVVINSALFSGRTGTAGAIGPLPVAGKDGRSTQLLKIASVFVLEKLLRERGMDPKPLWYSADDWIDFGEPLEIWIQDSAAALAQAVVSAVSIVDFSAAVIDGGFPSWVRSRLLAATRKALRTLDLQGVTVPDLVEGAVGSHARAIGGASLPLFSRYLLDTNVLFKELS
- a CDS encoding sugar ABC transporter substrate-binding protein; the encoded protein is MKKTVLSAAFGALALGVAFASPSQAADVSACLITKTDTNPFFVKMKEGAAAKAQELGVTLKSYAGKVDGDHDSQVAAIESCIADGAKGILIAASDTKAIVDQVKKAQDAGVLVIALDTPLDPATAADATFATDNLLAGKLIGQWAAATMGEKAKEAKVGFLDLTPSQPTVDVLRDQGFMIGFGIDPKDPNKIGDEDDPRIVGHDVTNGNEEGGRKAMENLLQKDPDINVIHTINEPAAVGAYQALKAVGKENDVLIVSVDGGCPGVKAVAEGVIGATSQQYPLMMAALGIEAIKKFAETGEKPKPTEGKDFFDTGVSLVTDKPVSGVESIDTKVGTEKCWG